In Nicotiana tabacum cultivar K326 chromosome 19, ASM71507v2, whole genome shotgun sequence, one DNA window encodes the following:
- the LOC107830494 gene encoding uncharacterized protein LOC107830494 — MRKRSVWAWGVAIFCFVVLMIVTPAIPQSQEYHNFADQRQFLGIPNALNVVSNFPFLVIGLIGLVLCHHGNYFKLSLQGELWGWTCFYIGVAAVAFGSSYYHLNPNDASLVWDRLPMTVAFTSIVAIFIIERIDERKGTLSLIPLLLAGVISIMYWRFFEDLRPYAVVQFVPCLAIPVMAILLPPMYTHSTYWLWAAGFYLLAKIEEAADKPIYNWTHHIVSGHTLKHLCAAMVPVFLTLMLAKRDTETNRISLYQSWRISWSKAKENGAEVESYTYSSVPVEESR; from the exons atgaggaagagaAGTGTGTGGGCATGGGGAGTTGCAATCTTCTGCTTCGTAGTGCTAATGATTGTCACTCCTGCAATTCCTCagtctcaagaatatcataatttTGCTGATCAACGCCAGTTTTTGG gGATTCCCAACGCGCTGAATGTGGTTTCGAATTTCCCTTTCCTTGTGATCGGTCTAATAGGTCTTGTACTTTGTCACCACGGTAACTATTTCAAGCTGAG CTTGCAAGGAGAGCTTTGGGGTTGGACATGCTTCTATATTGGTGTGGCAGCCGTTGCTTTTGGGTCCTCATACTATCATCTCAACCCAAATGATGCTAGTCTTGTGTGGGATAGATTGCCA ATGACTGTGGCATTTACTTCTATCGTTGCTatctttattattgaaagaatAGATGAAAGAAAGGGAACTTTGTCTCTCATTCCATTGCTTCTGGCTGGTGTAATTAGTATCATGTATTGGAG GTTCTTTGAGGATCTCCGTCCTTATGCGGTAGTTCAGTTTGTGCCGTGCCTAGCCATCCCAGTCATGGCTATCTTGTTACCTCCAATGTACACTCATTCCACTTATTGGTTGTGGGCTGCAG GATTTTATCTTTTAGCTAAGATTGAAGAAGCAGCGGATAAGCCAATCTACAACTGGACTCATCACATCGTCAGTGGCCACACGCTCAAACATTTATGTGCTGCAATGGTGCCTGTCTTCTTGACATTAATGCTTGCCAAAAGGGACACTGAAACAAATAG GATCAGTTTATATCAAAGCTGGAGAATATCTTGgagtaaagcaaaagaaaatggaGCAGAAGTGGAGAGTTACACTTATTCAAGTGTCCCAGTTGAGGAATCACGTTGA
- the LOC107830492 gene encoding pentatricopeptide repeat-containing protein ELI1, chloroplastic-like translates to MLKILLQPLYQNSFPPSSYAPIFQYLIGKNCLKLGQQVHAHLAVRGIYPNGFVAAKIVAMYASSGEIDSASRIFDNATEPSSLLYNAMIRALTLYGITERTIQIYFQMHSLGLRGDNFTYPFVFKSCADLCDIWLGKCVHGSILRCGLVFDIYVGTSLIDMYVKCGDLFDARKQFDEMPVRDVSSWNALIAGYMKDGLFKYAEELFEKMPTRNIVSWTAMISGYAQNGLADKSLRLFDKMLDRDSEVRPNWVTIMSVLPACAHSAELERGRKIHSFVRETGLEKNPSVQTALIAMYAKCGSLVDARLCFYQINPKEKKLVAWNTMITAYASHGCGQEAVSTFEDMIRAGVQPDGITFTGLLSGCSHSGLVDVGLRYFDRMSSVYFVEPRHDHYACVVDLLGRAGRLVDAYNLISQMPMEAGPSIWGSLLAAGRSHRNLEIAELAAKKLFILEPDNSGNYVVLSNMYAEAGMWEEVNDLRIQLKSQRIMKNPGCSWIEFEGKAHLFLGGDTSHPQAEQIYIFLEALPAKIRAAGYMPDTTFALHDVSEEEKEQNLSSHSERLAIAFGILNTSPDTVLRVTKNLRICGDCHTVVKLISKIYQREIIVRDVNRFHHFKDGSCSCRDYW, encoded by the coding sequence ATGTTGAAAATCCTCTTGCAACCATTGTACCAAAACTCATTTCCGCCTTCTTCTTACGCACCTATTTTCCAGTACTTGATTGGCAAGAATTGCCTCAAACTTGGCCAACAAGTTCACGCTCACTTGGCCGTTCGAGGGATTTATCCCAATGGATTTGTCGCGGCGAAAATTGTCGCTATGTATGCCAGCTCAGGTGAAATCGACTCCGCCTCACGTATTTTCGATAATGCCACTGAACCCTCTTCGCTTCTGTACAATGCCATGATTCGAGCACTTACCCTTTATGGGATTACCGAAAGAACAATACAGATTTACTTCCAAATGCATTCTTTGGGTTTGCGTGGTGACAATTTTACTTATCCTTTTGTGTTCAAGTCATGTGCTGACTTGTGTGATATTTGGTTGGGGAAATGTGTTCATGGCTCAATATTGAGATGTGGGTTGGTGTTTGATATCTATGTTGGCACTTCTTTGATTGATATGTATGTTAAGTGTGGTGATTTGTTTGACGCTCGTAAACAGTTTGATGAAATGCCCGTGAGAGATGTATCGTCTTGGAATGCATTAATTGCTGGGTATATGAAAGATGGGTTATTCAAATATGCTGAGGAGTTGTTTGAGAAAATGCCAACTCGGAATATAGTGTCGTGGACAGCTATGATTTCTGGATATGCTCAGAATGGTTTAGCTGATAAGTCGTTGCGATTGTTTGATAAGATGTTGGATCGTGACTCGGAGGTGAGGCCTAATTGGGTGACGATTATGAGTGTCTTACCTGCATGTGCGCACTCAGCTGAACTAGAACGTGGGAGGAAGATACATAGTTTTGTTAGAGAGACCGGATTGGAGAAGAATCCGTCGGTGCAGACAGCTCTTATAGCCATGTATGCGAAATGTGGCAGCCTGGTTGATGCTCGTTTGTGTTTCTATCAGATAAACCCGAAGGAGAAGAAGTTGGTTGCTTGGAATACAATGATTACTGCTTACGCATCCCATGGTTGTGGGCAGGAAGCTGTTTCAACGTTTGAGGATATGATACGAGCTGGTGTACAGCCTGATGGAATTACATTTACAGGCTTGTTATCAGGTTGCAGCCACTCGGGTCTTGTGGATGTTGGACTGAGATATTTTGATCGTATGAGTTCAGTTTACTTTGTGGAGCCGAGACATGATCATTATGCTTGTGTGGTTGATCTACTTGGTCGTGCTGGACGATTGGTGGATGCATATAACCTCATTTCTCAAATGCCAATGGAAGCAGGACCAAGCATATGGGGTTCCTTATTAGCTGCTGGTAGAAGCCATCGCAACTTAGAAATTGCAGAATTAGCAGCTAAAAAGTTATTTATCTTGGAACCAGACAACAGCGGGAATTATGTTGTGCTCTCAAATATGTATGCAGAAGCTGGGATGTGGGAGGAAGTGAACGACTTGAGGATCCAACTGAAATCACAGCGTATTATGAAGAATCCTGGATGTAGTTGGATTGAATTTGAAGGAAAGGCCCATTTATTCCTTGGAGGAGATACATCTCATCCACAGGCAGAacaaatatacatatttttagaGGCCCTGCCTGCCAAGATAAGAGCGGCTGGTTACATGCCAGATACTACTTTTGCTTTGCATGATGTGAGTGAAGAAGAGAAAGAGCAGAACCTGAGTAGTCACAGTGAGAGGCTGGCCATTGCCTTTGGCATTCTTAATACAAGCCCAGATACAGTTCTCCGAGTGACAAAGAATCTTAGAATCTGTGGAGACTGTCATACTGTTGTAAAACTTATCTCAAAAATATATCAAAGAGAGATCATTGTAAGGGATGTGAATCGGTTTCATCATTTCAAAGATGGGTCCTGTTCCTGCAGAGACTACTGGTGA